The genomic stretch GTTGATCCCGATGCCCGAGCGGTGGCCGAGGCCGAAGTCGAAGGCCATGCTCGCGATGCGGTCCATCGTGACGGCCTCGGCGAGCGTGTAGAAGTACACGTTGCACGACTCCACCAGCGCCCGGTTGCGACGGCGCAGTCGCCTTCAAGCCCGCAATCGACATGAATCGAGTCATCATGGGCGGGCAGATGGTCATCATCGCCGCGATGATCATCGCCGGTGGAATCATTCGGGCGCGAATGAAGGCTGCGCGCTGACAGCGCGGCAATCGTGAGACGGAGCTGGTGTGCGCTGGACAATCGGCATCCTTGGGCTAACTCACGACCACGTCTGGACGCACCTCTCCGACCTGGCGCGTCGCGACGATGTGCGGCTATCGATCGCCGAGCCGCGCGCCGGACTTCGCGCCCAGGCCGAGGGAGTGCATGGAGGCATCCGCCTCTATGACGACGCGGCGGCGTTGCTGGAACACGAGCAGCCACAAGCGGTGTTGGTGTTCACCGACAACGCCGGCTCCGCCGCGTTCGTCGAGTTGGCGGCGTCCCACGGCGCAGCGGTGATGGTCGAGAAGCCGATGGCTGACCGTCTGGCCAACGCCGAGCGGATGATGGTGGCGGCCGGCCGGGCTCATGTGCCGCTCATGGTCAACTGGCCGACGGCATGGAACCCGGCGATTCGTCATGCGCTGAAGCTGGCAGCCGACGGCGAGATTGGCGAGATCACCCGTTTCAGCTTCCGCGGCGGCCACGCCGGCCCGCGCGCGTTCGGTGTCTCGGACGCATTCGCCGAGTGGCTCTACGACCCGGCTCGCAATGGCGGCGGAGC from Thermomicrobiales bacterium encodes the following:
- a CDS encoding Gfo/Idh/MocA family oxidoreductase codes for the protein MRWTIGILGLTHDHVWTHLSDLARRDDVRLSIAEPRAGLRAQAEGVHGGIRLYDDAAALLEHEQPQAVLVFTDNAGSAAFVELAASHGAAVMVEKPMADRLANAERMMVAAGRAHVPLMVNWPTAWNPAIRHALKLAADGEIGEITRFSFRGGHAGPRAFGVSDAFAEWLYDPARNGGGAYIDYCGYGASMARLLLGLPSRVQATIGRLRTDDSMVDDNAVLTLRYPRAMAVVEASWTAAGPVPQPGPVIAGERASLVVLPGAASRPARVLRVSSDTPEGEDLDIPPLSADEGSATSYFLTRLHDGHPIDGLVSARVGRDTQEILEAGLRADREDRSVSLPLPIGV